A section of the Streptomyces xinghaiensis S187 genome encodes:
- a CDS encoding alpha/beta fold hydrolase, translated as MSSTELPWARAAAEVTGAHGAAVVPGEELRTVALPGLTLAVRTRPPAREGLPPALYVHGLGGSSANWSALMRELTGHLDAEAVDLPGFGFSPPPDDGNYSISGHARAVIRLLEASRRGPVHLFGNSLGGAVVTRVAAVRPDLVRTLTLVSPALPERRPQLSAVPTGLLAVPGAAALFSRVTRDWTAERRTREVLTLCYGDPARVDTDGFRAAVAEYERRLGLPYFWDVMTRSARGVVDAYTLGGQHSLWRQAERVLAPTLLVYGGRDRLVSFRMARRASSAFRDSRLLALPEAGHVAMMEYPEAVARAFRELLHETTADAGRS; from the coding sequence ATGTCGTCGACCGAACTGCCGTGGGCCCGCGCCGCGGCCGAGGTGACCGGGGCGCACGGGGCCGCGGTCGTCCCCGGTGAGGAACTGCGGACCGTCGCCCTGCCCGGACTGACCCTCGCCGTCCGTACCCGGCCGCCCGCGCGCGAAGGGCTGCCGCCCGCGCTGTACGTCCACGGCCTCGGCGGCTCCTCCGCCAACTGGTCCGCGCTGATGCGGGAGTTGACGGGGCATCTGGACGCGGAGGCGGTGGACCTCCCGGGCTTCGGTTTCTCCCCGCCGCCCGACGACGGCAACTACTCGATATCCGGGCACGCCCGCGCCGTCATACGGCTGCTGGAGGCCTCCCGCCGCGGCCCCGTCCATCTGTTCGGGAACTCCCTCGGAGGAGCCGTTGTCACCCGCGTCGCGGCGGTCCGTCCCGACCTGGTGCGCACCCTCACGCTCGTCTCGCCCGCGCTGCCCGAGCGGCGACCCCAGCTCTCCGCCGTCCCGACCGGACTGCTCGCGGTGCCCGGCGCGGCCGCCCTGTTCAGCCGCGTGACCAGGGACTGGACCGCCGAGCGGCGCACCCGCGAAGTGCTCACGCTCTGCTACGGAGATCCGGCGCGCGTGGACACCGACGGATTCCGCGCCGCCGTCGCGGAGTACGAGCGGCGCCTCGGACTGCCGTATTTCTGGGACGTGATGACACGCTCGGCCCGGGGTGTGGTGGACGCGTACACCCTCGGCGGGCAACACTCTCTGTGGCGGCAGGCCGAGCGGGTGCTCGCACCGACCCTGCTCGTCTACGGCGGTCGCGACCGGCTCGTATCCTTCCGGATGGCCCGCCGGGCGTCCTCGGCCTTCCGCGACTCCCGGCTTCTCGCTCTGCCGGAGGCCGGACACGTAGCGATGATGGAATACCCGGAGGCGGTGGCGCGGGCCTTCCGCGAACTGCTGCACGAGACGACCGCTGATGCGGGCAGGAGCTGA
- a CDS encoding DUF3152 domain-containing protein, translating into MGRHSRRSRTEPAADTGSPGPDAPAATGNPGAPGAGRRGPAAATAPGAPYERPRAPGAPRPQDGPYGTPPQGTPARGTQAYGTPPRGTPAYGTPPHGTPVHGTPAHGTPAFGTPPHGFPAHGTPPHGTPRVRGGHPQQYEAGGGWGAASARPAPYATGVAPPLQPASGTVPRPRQDFVEAFDDGVFPARTPAPPARPRPGGPDGGRGRGPEPSAAGGEPPEDGDGGGPGGMGGDDPDRQARHSGTGDAVEKGGRGRAFTGVAAAAVTTVLAIVVAGQVADGGPSSDAAPVLGGGQRDDGAGLSRSDDRKAAEQPGGVVRKPQRLSYTDRLARKDTLDPQLSGPGAFRTVGSPAEGTGKGQVVRYRVDVEKDLPLDGDLFAEAVHRTLNDERSWSRGGARTFDRVTGADADFVITLASPGTTGVWCAKSGLDTTVDNVSCDSASTPRVLINAYRWAQGAKTFGDDIAGYRQMLINHEVGHRLGLNHRSCTAQGALAPVMMQQTKSLSSAGITCRPNAWPFP; encoded by the coding sequence GTGGGACGTCATAGCCGTCGGAGCCGCACCGAGCCGGCCGCGGACACCGGATCCCCCGGGCCGGACGCGCCGGCCGCCACCGGAAACCCCGGCGCTCCCGGCGCGGGCCGGCGCGGGCCGGCCGCGGCGACGGCTCCCGGCGCACCGTACGAGCGTCCCCGGGCGCCCGGGGCGCCGCGGCCGCAGGACGGCCCGTACGGCACGCCTCCGCAGGGCACTCCGGCGCGGGGCACCCAGGCGTACGGCACCCCGCCCCGGGGCACGCCCGCCTACGGCACGCCCCCGCACGGGACGCCCGTCCACGGGACGCCCGCCCACGGCACTCCGGCGTTCGGCACCCCGCCGCACGGCTTTCCCGCCCACGGGACACCGCCGCACGGCACGCCCCGGGTCCGCGGCGGGCACCCCCAGCAGTACGAGGCCGGCGGCGGATGGGGTGCCGCGAGCGCGCGCCCGGCGCCGTACGCCACGGGTGTCGCCCCGCCGCTGCAGCCGGCGTCCGGAACCGTGCCGAGGCCCCGGCAGGACTTCGTCGAGGCGTTCGACGACGGGGTGTTCCCGGCCCGTACCCCCGCGCCGCCCGCCCGGCCGCGGCCCGGTGGTCCGGACGGCGGCCGCGGCCGGGGACCCGAGCCCTCGGCGGCGGGCGGCGAACCGCCGGAGGACGGCGACGGGGGCGGCCCGGGGGGCATGGGCGGCGACGACCCCGACCGCCAGGCCCGCCACTCCGGGACCGGTGACGCCGTGGAGAAGGGCGGCAGGGGCCGCGCCTTCACCGGGGTCGCGGCGGCCGCCGTGACGACCGTGCTGGCGATCGTCGTGGCGGGACAGGTCGCCGACGGCGGTCCGAGCAGCGATGCCGCCCCGGTGCTCGGCGGCGGACAGCGTGACGACGGCGCGGGGCTCTCCCGCTCCGACGACCGCAAGGCGGCGGAACAGCCCGGCGGCGTGGTCCGGAAGCCGCAACGGCTTTCGTACACGGACCGGTTGGCGCGCAAGGACACCCTCGACCCGCAGCTCTCCGGCCCCGGCGCCTTCCGGACCGTCGGCAGCCCCGCGGAGGGCACCGGCAAGGGCCAGGTGGTGCGCTACCGCGTCGACGTCGAGAAGGATCTCCCGCTGGACGGCGACCTCTTCGCCGAGGCCGTCCACCGCACCCTCAACGACGAGCGGAGCTGGTCCCGGGGCGGGGCCCGCACCTTCGACCGGGTGACCGGCGCCGACGCGGACTTCGTGATCACGCTGGCCAGCCCCGGGACGACCGGGGTCTGGTGCGCCAAGTCCGGACTCGACACCACCGTGGACAACGTTTCCTGCGACTCGGCGTCCACCCCGCGGGTGCTGATCAACGCCTACCGCTGGGCGCAGGGGGCGAAGACCTTCGGCGACGACATCGCCGGGTACCGCCAGATGCTGATCAACCACGAGGTGGGCCACCGGCTCGGCCTGAACCACCGGTCCTGCACCGCGCAGGGCGCGTTGGCGCCGGTGATGATGCAGCAGACCAAATCGCTCTCCTCGGCCGGCATCACCTGCCGGCCGAACGCCTGGCCGTTCCCGTAG